In Hippoglossus stenolepis isolate QCI-W04-F060 chromosome 21, HSTE1.2, whole genome shotgun sequence, one DNA window encodes the following:
- the LOC118100179 gene encoding ATP-dependent RNA helicase DHX8, which yields MSASDEIKRLEYLSLVSKVCTELENHLEISEKDLAEFVISLAETHPTFEAFKAVLTQNGADFTDTLIGNVLRLINTMRPSPSTSKDVKPPSEQDKLKDKYPALCQPDDPMWMPPTAHVHRDDEQVAAAAMKELEMLMPNVCGTSSDSRGRDADRESGRKRSRSRSRSRDRVEETNHKRKRKRPSRWSDHPPTPERDKDNNNTNKKEVEQQQQQQQQQQQEKEEKEKEEKEKEEKEKEERWNNRPVDKPLSDEPVVGDIYNGKISSLLQFGCFVQLEGLRKRWEGLVHISELRKEGRIANVADVVTRAQKVKVKVLSFTGSKTSLSMKDVDQETGEDLNPNRRRNLDTGVSNETMRNPDRPTEANLIEIEDKPTEHKRLAKITDLEKWEIKQMIAANVLPKEEFPEFDEETGILPKIDEDEDQDVEIDLVEEEPPFLKGQTKWTLNMSPVKIVKNPDGSLSQAAMMQSALSKERRELKQAARAAEMDCIPTGLHKNWIDPMPDYEGRQIAANMRGIGVMPVDVPAWKRYACGGNQVSYGKKTELSILQQRESLPIFKLKEQLIQAVHDNQMLIVVGETGSGKTTQITQYLAEVGYTTRGKIGCTQPRRVAAMSVAKRVSEEYGCRLGQEVGYTIRFEDCTSTETVIKYMTHGMLQRECLVDPDMSQYSLIMLDEAHERTIHTDVLFGLLKKTMQKRKDLKLIVSSATLDAVKFSQYFFEAPIFTIPGRAFPVEVLYTKEPETDYLDASLITVMQIHLTEPPGDVLVFLTGQEEIDTACEILYDRMKSLGPNVPELIILPVYSALPSEMQTRIFDPAPAGSRKVIIATNIAETSLTIDGIYYVVDPGFVKQIVYNSKTGIDQLLVTPISQAQAKQRAGRAGRTGPGKCYRLYTERAYRDEMLTTNVPEIQRTSLASTVLSLKAMGINDLLAFDFMDAPPMETLIIAMEQLYTLGALDDEGLLTRLGRRMAEFPLEPMLCKMLIMSVHLACSEEMLTIVSMLSVQNIFYRPKDKQAQADQRKTKFFQAEGDHLTLLSVYNSWKNNKFSNPWCFENFIQARSLKRAQDIRKQMLSIMDRHMLDVVSCGKSTMRVQKAICSGYFRNSARKHPQDGYRTLIDQQVVYLHPSSTLFNRQPEWLVYHELVLTTKEYMREVTTIDPRWLVEFAPAFFRVADPTRLSRQKRLQKLEPLYNRYEEPNAWRISRAFRRR from the exons atgtccgcTTCAGACGAAATCAAACGTCTGGAATATTTGTCTCTGGTGTCGAAGGTCTGCACGGAGCTGGAGAATCACCTGGAGATAAGCGAGAAGGATTTAG CTGAATTCGTCATCAGCCTCGCGGAGACGCACCCGACGTTCGAGGCGTTCAAAGCGGTTCTGACACAAAATGGAGCCGATTTCACG GACACACTCATTGGAAATGTCCTGCGACTTATCAACACTATGCGTCCCTCGCCTTCTACAAGCAAAG ACGTGAAGCCACCGAGTGAGCAGGACAAGCTGAAGGATAAATATCCTGCTTTGTGTCAACCTGATGATCCCATGTGGATG CCCCCCACTGCTCACGTCCATAGAGATGATGAGCAGGTGGCCGCAGCAGCCATGAAGGAGCTGGAGATGCTTATGCCTAATGTTTGTGGGACGAGCTCTGACAGCAG AGGTCGAGATGCAGACAGAGAAAGCGGACGTAAGCGAAGTCGATCTCGCTCCAGATCAAGAGATCGTGTCGAAGAAACAAACCACAAGCGGAAAAGGAAACGTCCGTCTCGCTGGAGCGACCATCCGCCGACCCcggagagagacaaagacaacaacaacactaacaAGAAagaagtggagcagcagcagcagcagcagcagcagcagcagcaggagaaggaggagaaggagaaggaggagaaggagaaggaggagaaggagaaggaggaacgCTGGAACAATAGACCCGTGGACAAGCCTCTGTCAGACGAGCCTGTGGTGGGAGACATCTACAACGGCAAAATTAGCAGCCTGTTGcagtttggttgttttgtgcAGCTGGAGGGTCTCAG GAAACGCTGGGAGGGTCTCGTGCACATCTCAGAGTTGCGCAAAGAAGGACGTATTGCAAACGTGGCCGATGTGGTCACCAGAGCCCAAAAGGTGAAGGTCAAGGTGCTGTCCTTCACAGGAAGCAAAACCAGCCTGAGCATGAAG GATGTTGACCAGGAGACGGGGGAGGACCTGAATCCCAACAGAAGACGGAACCTGGACACTGGAGTGAGTAACGAAACCATGAGGAATCCCGATCGCCCCACAGAGGCCAATCTGATCGAAATCGAGGACAAGCCAACGGAACACAAGCGGCTCGCCAAGATAACTGACCTGGAAAAGTGGGAGATTAAACAG ATGATTGCAGCCAATGTGCTTCCGAAAGAAGAGTTCCCAGAATTTGACGAGGAGACGGGAATCCTTCCCAAAATAGACGAGGATGAAG ATCAAGATGTAGAGATCGACCTGGTTGAAGAGGAGCCACCGTTTCTAAAGGGACAGACAAAGTGGACCTTGAACATGAGCCCAGTCAAAATAGTGAAG AATCCGGACGGCTCCCTCTCCCAAGCAGCCATGATGCAGAGCGCTCTGTCTAAAGAGAGACGAGAGCTGAAGCAGGCGGCCCGAGCAGCCGAGATGGACTGTATCCCCACTGGTCTCCACAAGAACTGGATCGACCCCATGCCCGATT ATGAAGGAAGGCAGATCGCCGCCAACATGAGGGGCATCGGCGTGATGCCTGTGGACGTCCCGGCGTGGAAACGATACGCCTGCGGGGGGAACCAGGTTTCTTACGGCAAGAAGACGGAGCTCTccatcctgcagcagagagagagtttaCCTATTTTCAAACTCAAGGAACAGCTCATTCAG GCTGTCCACGACAACCAGATGTTGATTGTTGTTGGAGAAACTGGGTCCGGTAAGACCACACAGATCACCCAGTACCTGGCAGAGGTCGGCTACACCACTCGGGGGAAGATTGGTTGTACGCAGCCCCGTCGAGTAGCCGCCATGTCGGTGGCCAAGAGAGTCTCTGAGGAGTACGGCTGCCGTTTAGGCCAAGAG GTGGGTTACACCATTCGTTTCGAGGACTGCACCAGCACAGAGACAGTGATCAAGTACATGACCCACGGGATGCTGCAGAGGGAGTGTCTGGTGGACCCGGATATGAGCCAGTATTCCCTCATCATGCTTGACGAGGCCCACGAGAGAACAATCCACACCGACGTCTTATTTGGCCTCCTCAAGAAG ACGATGCAGAAACGCAAAGACCTGAAGCTCATCGTCTCCTCTGCAACACTGGACGCTGTCAAATTCTCCCAGTATTTCTTTGAAGCTCCCATCTTCACCATCCCGGGAAGAGCTTTCCCAGTGGAGGTTCTCTACACCAAAGAGCCTGAGACCGACTACCTGGATGCCAGTCTCATCACCGTCATGCAGATCCATTTAACTGAGCCTCCAG GTGACGTCCTGGTGTTTCTGACGGGACAGGAGGAGATCGACACGGCCTGTGAGATCCTGTACGATCGGATGAAGTCGCTGGGGCCAAATGTTCCTGAGCTGATTATTCTGCCCGTTTACTCGGCCCTGCCCAGCGAGATGCAGACCAGAATCTTTGACCCGGCACCAGCAGGAAGCAGAAAG GTCATCATTGCCACTAATATCGCCGAGACGTCTCTGACTATCGATGGGATCTACTACGTGGTCGATCCTGGTTTCGTCAAGCAGATCGTGTATAACTCAAAGACCGGCATCGACCAACTGCTGGTGACTCCCATATCACAG GCCCAGGCCAAGCAGCGGGCGGGTCGAGCCGGCAGAACGGGCCCAGGGAAGTGTTACAGGCTCTACACAGAGAGAGCCTACAGAGATGAGATGCTGACGACCAACGTGCCTGAGATCCAGAGAACCAGTCTGGCCAGCACGGTGCTGTCTCTGAAG GCCATGGGTATAAACGACCTTCTGGCCTTCGACTTCATGGACGCTCCCCCCATGGAGACTCTGATCATAGCCATGGAGCAGCTCTACACTCTGGGCGCTCTGGACGATGAAGGTTTACTCACCCGGCTCGGTAGAAGG ATGGCCGAGTTCCCTCTGGAGCCGATGCTGTGTAAGATGTTGATCATGTCCGTGCATCTGGCGTGCAGCGAAGAGATGCTCACCATCGTGTCCATGCTGTCTGTTCAGAACATCTTCTACAGACCAAAG GACAAACAGGCGCAGGCCGACCAGAGGAAGACGAAGTTCTTCCAGGCGGAGGGAGACCACCTCACGCTGCTGTCTGTCTACAACTCCTGGAAGAACAACAAGTTCTCCAACCCTTGGTGTTTCGAGAACTTCATCCAGGCCCGTTCTTTGAAGAGAGCTCAGGACATTCGGAAGCAGATGCTGAGCATCATGGACAG GCACATGCTGGACGTGGTGTCTTGTGGGAAAAGCACCATGCGGGTCCAGAAAGCTATTTGCAGTGGCTACTTCAGGAACTCGGCCCGGAAGCACCCGCAGGACGGCTACCGCACCCTGATTGACCAGCAGGTGGTGTACCTCCACCCCTCCAGCACTCTGTTCAACCGCCAACCCGAGTG gCTGGTGTATCATGAGTTGGTGCTGACCACTAAGGAGTACATGCGGGAGGTGACCACCATCGACCCGCGCTGGCTGGTGGAGTTCGCCCCGGCGTTCTTCAGAGTCGCCGACCCCACGCGCCTCAGTCGACAGAAGCGGCTGCAAAAGCTGGAGCCGCTGTACAACCGCTACGAGGAGCCCAACGCCTGGAGGATCTCCCGCGCCTTCAGACGCCGCTGA